From a region of the Paenibacillus lutimineralis genome:
- a CDS encoding ArsR/SmtB family transcription factor — MGDQLTEETYGHVCGDPTRAEVLRHTLCEEDIEGMTQIFKALSDSNRMKIAYLLQDQELCVYDISVILGTSVATASHHLRQLKLMNITKSRKDGKHVFYSLKDHHIQALITMTLEHHKERNDHE, encoded by the coding sequence ATGGGCGACCAATTAACTGAAGAGACTTATGGGCATGTGTGCGGAGATCCCACTAGAGCAGAGGTACTGCGGCACACGTTATGTGAAGAAGATATAGAAGGCATGACGCAAATTTTTAAAGCCTTATCCGATTCAAATCGAATGAAAATCGCTTACCTGCTGCAGGATCAAGAGCTATGTGTATATGACATCTCTGTTATCCTTGGAACCTCCGTAGCTACCGCATCACATCACCTTCGGCAATTGAAACTAATGAACATTACGAAGTCCCGCAAGGACGGCAAGCATGTCTTCTATTCCTTGAAAGACCATCATATCCAGGCGCTGATTACGATGACCCTGGAACACCATAAGGAGAGGAACGATCATGAGTAG